The sequence tatgaaccatcatgacagtgatttgtattgatctgtcgaggtgtatgtggtaataatacaggctgaggagtgatagagatctgtctactagtaaatgtaccgttgttcttggcttcattcagatggtcgtgtttgaggagactggacatatctcttcctttaatgttcttcagaagagattccacgttttttctgtcctctttcagttgaaaattgaggtccccaaaccaaaaaactcgatcaaagcggctggtgacgtccactgtagaatgagataaacacaggacacaGTTAGACGACGTGACTGCATTAGagtcaatggagataaatagagagataaaggaatcgataggttcaaccacataagtaatactcacaggcattggagtttattctttccggaataatttgaggcagacggagaccctcggtgatagttttatagtcctggatcctcttgtagactgccccaactgccagcaaaaatatacatatcagtaaatatgacctcttggaatttaggacaaccaccatatttaagttttctttgacaataggtttctttatcCTATATTATCTAGGTATCGTATCTATTTCTTGGGCTGTGTagtctgaatgttccctcaacaatcaattttttacaaatagtatttatattaattggatttctattgacattttagaagatgagactggtggagttccatgatctgggtccgcactctgtacaccagacacactgatatttctattactgtaaatctaagacacaatcattttcatgacagaggataatgtatttctatagcattctgtagaggacattaggccgtttatccttccagtattattctctcattatatagaataagtttgatggattagaagaagtttgaccaaatgaggaagaacttttaattttacaccaaaacatcaatagtacagatcttttcatgtcatctcatatattccaacttattattattaaacagcagcacttttatatacaataacactgtacatagtcatatattaaaaacagacatacttacatctcatatgggaattaataaacaggaatgatgtcccaaagacggtgaaggcaacacccaaggctcctttagttttgacatggtggaatagcctggttgttacatgggtgtgctctacctctgtataagaaatgaaacacaagaagaagggttagtggttaatagtataacatgcaacaatgaaacagagatagtttcctattaaacgctggaaatattactacaacaccatttcacactttgtaactgtggagtaaactatcagatctccaatactccacagtgaagaatctgagagtcGAGATTGCagacatctagttctaatgactaaataataagttcaaactaatgacttcaattaggacttattatgtaaatgtaagaaagtgaatcttacctgagcagaaccagatcagttcccgtcgaataaagatggtgagatacaggactccgagcccggatgaatggtatagcacgtagtgtggaccaagagtctcttgtaattttatttcccattcccgtctacaagaagacacaatttcaagtttacatattaataaattacaccagattaaaatattgaactcatttattaaataatcaatattataacctctggggttaaataggaaaatttatcaagagagaatttcaatcagccgacctgtagtccatctgcagacatagactgttgtaagacaacctgagaagacttacctgtttggacatccttcctgaacgccaattacgtaaatgtctttggagtcatctgatggcaacagcagatcctctagattttgtgggaactcctgctcaaaatatgaagatattaataatgtatacacagagcaccaaccaaactgacatcttctatatcacctacaaaaaattatatctgatcgaattggattttagtctttatagactatggccagtgctgcagtcttaggatcagaggcattgccattccaaagacatagattattagtgtgacagtttgcagtgtgtgcagcaacattgattggcccaaatgtttagaaaatttgggcctagggtagtatataatatgtctatctcatatccaactgcaaatttatccaactttaggctatgttcacacagagtattttgcaggaggaatatctgcctcaaaattccgtttggaagagtttttcgctgcgtttttcgcctgcggccattgagcgccgcgggcataaaacaccgcgaattacgctttctctgcctcccattgaagtcaatgggaggtcagaggcggaagcgcccgaagaaagggcatgtcgcttctttttaccgcgaggcagttttactgctcgcggaaaaaagacgccgacgcctcccattgaaatcaatgggaggcattttcgggccgtttttgccgagttttgcaacgcggtttccacgtaaaaaaacttggcaaaatactccgtgtgaacatagccttagatcagatacactcatggttcacaatagatattgtatgttacttctcacctttccctccatattccaggtggcaacgtataatctcagccgtctatttgggaaacagcgatccagttctttagcgccaatcacagcgctgctgcccaagctcctgattgcgctcttcttggcgttctttgagccaatgtcacaaggtttgctgtgacttggatcgctgcatttttcggctggcatatctttgatgttggaaaacttctggagtgagatgttaggttcctccatagttggtatctctttcattagatttccattatcaggaatctgagacacatgatatttttttgattttttccaaaagggcatggttggttaataacccgggtgcaaaactgcaccaatgtccgtggtagaaaaccaggcgacagtaaagattgaatttaactaatcgcctctagttctctgaaaataggacaaatcgctgaccgtaaaagcaacacagtaatccaacagtgtcaatccaacagcaagatctagaatgaccagaaaaagaagtagttagggaaaacttaaagaaaaccagctggagaaattagttataaaaggggtattccaagtacaggatctagacaatcagaagtgtttgaagatcacattgcttggggtcttggggctcggaccccctgtgaatgacattgcttggggtttggattttggaacaatgtattggttgttgaattgaccatacggtatgacatttccggggtttatgtcatttttatatgagatactaactataatttagaacctctgtagtttgttatagacattattacattttatatatatatatatatatatatatatatatatatatatattaatgaaaaatgacaattgcttttgaggatacaggattagggggtcagggctgttcttaagaaatcacttccctaacatttttatattagtaattattattattattattattaataataataataataataattgtgtattttacacaaatagaaaacctcaaatacataattagtaattccctagtaaatatttattacgtgaattactcctgttataaactgaagggttccaataataagttctcagggctgcaggacattcacattccttttctttgaggttgctttatcaatttaccagcagaatacagatggcaatttttgtctgcaagctgcattctgtctctggagcagaagtcacaggccgccatattgccatttagcaacttcttagtatattagtataactattccaaatataaactaaactttaaatggcagacacagcagaattgtacctaagaataaaatattcataaagaaactgatagatgagactcatctagagacgtagtgctgatagagtacttaccggtcacatccaactgatgagtgacagctctgtggccagcatcatagtatacacccacgctctgtgacatcacaatagctatacccggggtgagctgcttttatgacctcacccataatttgcatatttcaatatggatttatcattatttttaatagtagtgacatcacaatacataagcccaaaatacactatgtggccaaaagatgtggacagctgaccctttacaccattataagcttgtggtacttcccattacaaagccatggatgttaatatgaagttgggcccccttttgtggctataacttcttctgacaaggctttccacaagattttgtagcgtgtttgttggaatttttgcccatttaattaaaagagcatttgtgagttcaggctctgatgttggggtcagggctctgtgcagagtgtcaagttcctccacaccaaacttatcactccatgtctttatggaccttgctttgtgcaaaggggcaacatcatacagaaacagggaagggtctttaccaaactagtctcacaaagtcggaagcatgcaatggtctaaatagtctttacattaccattcactggaaataaagggcctagcccaaaccatg is a genomic window of Rhinoderma darwinii isolate aRhiDar2 chromosome 7, aRhiDar2.hap1, whole genome shotgun sequence containing:
- the LOC142657344 gene encoding phosphatidylinositol polyphosphate 5-phosphatase type IV-like, whose translation is MPFWKKSKKYHVSQIPDNGNLMKEIPTMEEPNISLQKFSNIKDMPAEKCSDPSHSKPCDIGSKNAKKSAIRSLGSSAVIGAKELDRCFPNRRLRLYVATWNMEGKEFPQNLEDLLLPSDDSKDIYVIGVQEGCPNRREWEIKLQETLGPHYVLYHSSGLGVLYLTIFIRRELIWFCSEVEHTHVTTRLFHHVKTKGALGVAFTVFGTSFLFINSHMRFGAVYKRIQDYKTITEGLRLPQIIPERINSNALDVTSRFDRVFWFGDLNFQLKEDRKNVESLLKNIKGRDMSSLLKHDHLNEAKNNGSIFVGFKEHTIEFLPTYKFDIGTDTYDTSEKQRVPSYTDRVLFKSQYEEDVRVLKYDSCPVLKTSDHRPVFGIFEVKLRPGSDNIPLAGGRFDRKIYLKGIRRLGQKK